Genomic segment of Alphaproteobacteria bacterium:
GCTCGATGATTCTGTTCGCTCTGCCATAATGGCGCGGCTTTTGGGCGGCAATTGGCCGGCGGTGCTGGTTTCGGCGCTGACCGGCGAAGGCTGCGTCGAGTTGATCGACCGCATCGACGCCACGTTCGACTCGGCGCGATGCGCGGTCGAGATCTCCATCGCGCCGTCCGAGGGCGCCAAGCTCGCTTGGCTGTATCAGAATGGTACCGTGCTGAGCCGTGAAGACGGGCCCGACGAAATTCGCCTGTTGGTTCGCCTCGATGAGGCGGATATCGGTCGTTTCGAGCGCCTCAAATCGGGCCCGGAAAGCACGAAAGAGGAGGCTGACGTCTCACGTTCGATGCGTTGATCGGCGGCGTCGGAACGATGGCTTGGCCGCAAATCCTCCATCATCCGGTCCGTTGTTCACCTTCTCCCTGAATTTGCTCAGGTTTTTCTTGACCGCAGCGTAATTCTGCCCACATAGGACTTGGCACTCCTGAATGGCGAGTGCTAATAGTTGGAATTTTCGAATCAGGACCAGATTTACCGTTACCTAGTGGGGGAATGCTATGAATTTCAGGCCTTTACATGACCGAGTTGTTGTCAAAGCTTTAGATGCGGAGGAAAGAACCGCAGGCGGCATTATTATCCCTGACACCGCCCAGGAGAAGCCGATGCAGGGCAAGATCGTCGCCGTGGGTCCCGGCGCCCGGGGCGATGATGGAAAGCTGGTTAAGCCGGACGTCAAGAAAGGCGATGTGATCCTCTACGGCAAATGGTCGGGAACCGAGGTCAAGATCGACGGCGACGATATGTTGATCATGAAGGAATCCGACATCATGGGAATTATCCAATAGGAGGCCGAATATGGCGGTCAAACAAGTCAAGTTTTCTGGCGACGCCCGCTCGCGCATGCTGGCCGGCGTCGACGTTCTCGCCGACGCGGTCAGGGTGACGTTGGGTCCGAAGGGCCGCAACGTCGTTCTCGACAAATCGTTTGGTGCCCCGCGGATCACCAAGGACGGCGTCACCGTCGCCAAGGAGATCGAACTCTCGGACAAATTCGAGAACATGGGCGCCCAAATGGTGCGCGAAGTCGCCTCCAAGACCAGCGATCTGGTCGGCGACGGCACGACCACGGCCACGGTTCTGGCCCAGGCGATCGTCAAGGAAGGGATCAAGGCCGTTGCGGCCGGGCATAACCCGATGGACATCAAGCGGGGTATCGACATGGCCGTCGACGCCGCCGTTGCCGACGTGATGAAACGGGCGAAAGCCGTTAAGACCAGTGCTGAAATTGCCCAGGTCGGGACGATCTCTTCGAATGGTGATCGCGAGGTCGGCGATTTCATCGCACGGGCGATGCAAACCGTCGGCAATGAAGGTGTCATCACGGTCGAGGAGGCGAAGAGCCTTGAGACCGAACTCGACATCGTCGAAGGCATGCAGTTCGACCGCGGCTATCTGTCACCGTACTTCGTCACCAACGCCGACAAGATGGTATGCGAGTTCGAGGATCCGTACATCCTTCTCCACGAGAAGAAGCTGTCCGGCCTACAGGCGATGCTGCCGTTGCTCGAAGCGGTGGTGCAGTCGAGCCGCCCGCTGCTGATCGTCGCCGAGGATGTCGAGGGTGAGGCGCTCGCCACACTCGTCGTCAACCGTCTGCGCGGCGGCCTCAAGGTCGCGGCCGTCAAGGCACCGGGCTTTGGCGATCGTCGCAAGGCGATGCTCGAGGACATGGCGATCCTGACCGGTGGCCAGGTCATCAGCGAAGATCTCGGCATCAAACTCGAGAGCGTCACCCTCAACATGCTGGGTACCGCAAAGCGGACGGTGATCACCAAGGAAGAAACGACGATCATCGACGGCGCCGGCAAGAAAAAGGATATCGAGGGCCGATGCGGGCAGATCCGCCGGCAGGTCGAGGACACGACCTCGGACTACGACCGCGAGAAGCTGCAGGAGCGGTTGGCCAAGCTGGCTGGCGGCGTCGCGATTCTGCGTGTCGGTGGTGCCACCGAGATCGAGGTCAAGGAGCGCAAGGATCGGGTCGAAGACGCGATGCATGCGACCCGGGCCGCGGTCGAGGAGGGCATTGTGCCGGGCGGCGGCGTGGCGCTGCTTTACGCCACCCGGGCGCTCGCCAAATTGGCACCGGCCAACGACGAGCAGCGGGTTGGTATTGACATCGTGCGCCGCGCGTTGGCCATGCCGTCGCGGCAAATTTCAGCCAATGCCGGGGCCGATGCGTCGATTATCGTGGGTAAGCTGCTCGAAGGCAAAGACCAGAACCGGGGCTATGATGCCCAGAGTGGCGAATTCTGCGACATGATCAAGGCCGGTATCATAGACCCGGCCAAAGTGGTTCGAACCGCTCTCCAGGACGCGGCTTCCGTCGCCGGACTGTTGGTGACAACCGAGGCGATGGTCGCCGAGAAGCCGGAAGAAAAGAAGGACATGCCCGGCATGCCACCGGGCGGCGGGATGGGCGGAATGGGTGGCATGGATTTCTAGCGCGCCGTCCACAAGCCGAATTCGAAGGGCCGCCCGACAAGGCGGCCCTTTTTTTGGCGACTAGCCAGCGGGATTAATCTGGCGGCCGCGATCATGGCAACAGGGCGACCCGAGCCCACCAATGAGAATATTTCATGCTGATCGGATGAGAATTAGTAATATAAATAAATATCAAATACTTAAAACCTATCTCTCAACTTAATCCTCGCGATGAATGCTCAGCGGCGCGAACGATTGAGTCAACGGCATCACTTCCAACCGGTTGATATTGATGCGGTTCGGAAGCGACGTGATCCAAAATATCAATTCCGCAATATCTTCTGCCGGCAGCGCCCCCGAATTCTCGTAAACCGCCGCGGCGCGCTCGGAGTCTCCCTTAAAACGGGTCTCCGAAAAATCGGTTTCACACAGTCCCGGTTCGAGGCTGGTGGCGCGAATCCCCTTGCCGAGAAGATCGGCGCGGAGCTGCAGCGAGAAGAAATTCACGAAGGCTTTCGTCGCGCCATAGATGTTTCCGCCGGGATAGGCATAGGTTCCGGCAACGGAGCCGAGGTTGACGATATGGCCATGACGGCGCGCGACCATGCCCGGAAGGACGGCATGGGTGGCATACAGCAGGCCCTTGATATTGGTGTCGATCATGACTTCCCAGTCTTCGATGTCCGCGTCTTGCACTTTGTCCAACCCGAGGGCCAGGCCGGCGTTATTGATCAGGACATCGATCTCGTCGAACGGTGCGGGGAGGGATCTGACGCCGTCGTAAACGGCGTCGCGGTCGCGGACATCGACATTGAGGACATGGACCGGGGTCTCGAGCTCTTCCTGCAACGTGGTGAGCCGGTCCATGCGCCGCGCCAGCAGCACCAGCGTAGCCCCGGCCTTGGCGTAGCGACGCGCGCTGGCGGCGCCGAATCCGGAGGTGGCGCCGGTAATGAAGACGACCTGGTCGTTCATCAAAACTCTCCTTCGGAAGAATGGGTCGCGGGCGACCTAAGACGCGCCGTTGCGGCGTTCCCGTTCCTTGGCTTCGATCCAGAGCTTTTCCATTTCCTCGAGCCCGGCATCGCCCACTGCTGTACCACGCGCCTCGAGCCCGGTTTCAATCGCTTCAAAACGGCGGACAAATTTCGCATTGGTGCGGCGCAGGGCATCCTCGGGGTCGACCCCAAGGTGACGCGCCAGGTTGGCGCAGGCAAACAAAAGGTCGCCGATTTCATCGGCCAGCCGATCGTGATCGCCTGACGAAAGTTCCGCTTTGATTTCAGCGACTTCTTCATCGATCTTGTCAAAAACCGGCTTCGCATCGGGCCAGTCGAAGCCGACCCGCGCCGCGCGCTTCTGAAGTTTGTAGGCGCGAAGCAGCGCCGGCAATGCCGCCGGAAGTCCGCCCAGGACGCCGCCGGCGCGGGATTTCTCCCCATCCGAGGCTGCCTTGACGGCGCGTTCGGCGGCCTTTTGCTCTTCCCAGGCTCGGGTTTGCGATTCGGCGTCGTCGACGGTGGCGCCACCGAAGACGTGGGGATGACGACGCACCATTTTGTCCGATATGCCGGCGGCGACGTCGTCGAAGTCGAATTCGCCTTGCTCCTCCGCCATCCGCGCATGAAACACGACCTGCAGCAAAAGATCGCCTAATTCCTCGCGCAACTCGGTCAGATCGTTGCGTTCGATGGCATCGGCAACCTCGTAGGCTTCCTCGATCGTGTAGGGTGCGATCGTTGCGAAGTTCTGCTCGACATCCCACGGACAACCAGACACCGGGTCGCGCAGGCGTGCCATGATATCGAGGAGACGGTCGATCGGGGCGGGGACAGTCGACATGACGGGCTAGCACGGTTTGAAGTGGGCTCTGAAGGCCGGCACGGTACACCAAGGTCACGGAACGTGGAAAGGTCGCGTGAGCGCCGAGACTGCGCGTGGAGCGGCCTGGAAAGGGCCGGGCCGTTTGGGGGAGTCGGTCCATGCAGCATCGCCCGAGTAGTATCAGAAAGTCGCATAATGTATATTATGGAAAATATCGATTGCGATAGGCAAGGCAGCGCTTCGGTTCCGTCAAATGGTCACGCCGCACGTTAACGCCGGTCCGCACCCAATTGATTTCACGGGATAACATCCGCTTTCCGGTACACACGCACCTAGCGATAGGCCGATCGCACGGAGGGTGCGCCGCGGAGGGCTCGGGCCATCCCCGGTACCTCGAGCAAATGGACGCCCAGTGCGACAACGGGCGTAATCGGCAACACATACCACGGCACGCGATAAGCGACGTGGAAGCGAATACAATTGATCGTGCTCTTGATCGTTCGAAAGGCGACGATCAAAGGGATCCCCGCATAACCGAGACGCAACAGCCAAGCCCGCGGTAAGGAGCGATCGATCTGCCGCGAGCGGATCGAAGCGAACCCGGTTTGGGTCCGAACTGCATACTCGAACCGCCAACCGTCATGGGAGTGCACGACATGGGCGGCCGGCTCGTGATAGAGGCGGTAGCCGGCGCTTCGCACCCTCTTTCCATGAAGGCCGGTTCCGAATGGGCCGACCTCGTTGGTCAACGGATGGCGGAAAAACACGGAGCGCTGGAAGATCGCGTTGTTGTTCGTCACATAGGTCATCTCACCAGGCGGAAAAGCTTCCAGCGGAGCACGTTGGAGGATGGCGAGAATTCGAAAGATGAAGCCCCGGTTGCCATAGGTCGTGCGACCGCACACGGCTGCGGCATCCGGTCGTGCCCGAATCGCTGCGACCAGATAACGCAGCCACGACGGGTCGGGCACCGAGTCTGCATCGAGAGTGGCGAATAGCTCCGTGTTCGCTTCGCGAGCACCGTCGAGCACCAGATCATAGGCGGTGGTCCCGTCCGAAATCAGAATCCGTAGCGCAGGAAGAATTTCGACCAGATCGTCGGGAATGCGCTCGGCATGGGCCCGGCTTTCCACGAAAAACACGTCAAAATGCTCTTCGATGTCCTGCGCCGCGATGCCCCTCAGGCTGCGCCGAAGATCGGCCCATGCCGCCGCCTGATCGACCCCATAGTCGATGACGACAACAACCGTGACCGCCGCCTCTTTCAGGGCTTCCACCAGCCATACTCCTCGATTCGAATCAACGCATGCGGCATCTTATCAAGGTTGACCGAGACACCCCACGTCCCTCCTCTTTCGGACAGCGAGATCGATTTGACGATCGAGCGTCGATCGAAATCCATGGCCAACCATCTAAAGTTCGATCACGAGCTGGTCGAAGGCCGGCTCGATGCCGTCCGGGCACATGGCGCGGACCGTTGCGTAGTCCATATTCATGCCGAGGTGCGTCAGGATCGCGCGCTCCGGGGCCACGCGACCGATCCATTCAACGGTCTTGGTAAAATGCGCATGGGTCGGATGGGGCGCCGTTTGCAGGCAGTCGACGATCCACAATTTGACCCCCGCGAGCACCCCGAACGCTGCTTCATCCAAACTCTCGACATCGGTCGAATAGGCCATGTCGCCGATGCGGTAACCGGTGGTGGTCTCGGTGCCGTGACCCTGTTCGAAGGGCTCAATTCGTAGACCCGCTATCGCCAATGGGCCGTCGACGACATGTGGGGTCAAGGTCGGCGCATAGATACCCGAGCCATCGAAAACATAGCCAAACCTGGCGCGGAGCGCATTCATCGTCGCACGCTGGCCGTAGACATCGACCGCGGCGCCGCGGTGCGCTTTCACCGCACGTAGCTCGTCGATCCCATGGATATGGTCGGCATGGGTATGGGTGTAGAGCACGGCCGTGATATCGGCGACCCCCGCGACCAACAATTGATGACGCAGGTCGGGGGCGGTGTCGACGAGGAGGTTCGTACCCTGATCCTGGACCAGGATCGACGACCGCGTTCGGCGATTGCGCTCGTCCGCGGGATCGCAAGCACCCCAGGCCCCCTTCCCGTCCACGCCGCCGATGACCGGCACGCCGCCCGATCCGCCACAGCCCAGAATCGTCACACGCATGGCCGTCGGCGCCTTAAACGAATTCGGCGGGTCGCGGAACCTTGGTAAACAGGCGAAAGAAGTTCCGCGTCGTCGCTGCGGCGAGAGCCTCGGGTTCCAGCCCTTTGAGGTCCGCCACGCAGGCGGCCGTGTATGCGACGAATGCCGGCTCGTTGCGCCTGCCCCGCTTGGGAACCGGCGCCAGATACGGGGCGTCGGTCTCAATCAACAGACGGTCGAGCGGCAGATCCTGGACCGTCGTTCGCAGATCTTCCGCCGCCTTGAAGGTCACGATGCCCGACAATGATATGTAGAAACCAAGTTCTATTGCTTTTTCAGCCAGTTGCCGACTCGTACTAAAGCAATGAATTAAACCCGGCAAAGCACCTTGGGCGACCTCCTCGGTGAGAATCTCGATTGTGTCGGCATCCGCGTCCCGGGTGTGGACAATCAACGGCATCTGGGTTTCGCGAGCGGCCTCTATGTGGGCGCGAAAGCTTGCCCTCTGGGCATCCGGCGGGCTGTGTTTGTAATAGTAATCGAGTCCGGTTTCGCCGATCCCGACGACCTTTGGGTGCGCGCTGCGATCTATCAGTTCGGCTGGGTCCCTAACGCCCTCCGGCGCCGCCTCATGCGGGTGAACGCCAACGCTGCAAAAGATGTTGCCGTAGCGCTCCGCCACCGCGAGGACCGATGGGAAGCGGCTCAGATGGGTGCAAATCGTAACCATGCAGCCGACCCCCGCCTCCCCTGCCCGACCGACCACGTCATCGAGCTCGGTCTCGAAATCGGGAAAATCGAGATGGCAGTGGCTGTCGACCAGCATCGACTCACGACTCACCGTCTTCACCTTCGACGTAGCGCGGAAAGATGCCTTCCGGTTTTGGTAAGGTCGTTCCGGGTTGAAGCGCGCCAACCGAACCGAGGGCGGCGAACGTCCACCG
This window contains:
- a CDS encoding co-chaperone GroES; translated protein: MNFRPLHDRVVVKALDAEERTAGGIIIPDTAQEKPMQGKIVAVGPGARGDDGKLVKPDVKKGDVILYGKWSGTEVKIDGDDMLIMKESDIMGIIQ
- the groL gene encoding chaperonin GroEL (60 kDa chaperone family; promotes refolding of misfolded polypeptides especially under stressful conditions; forms two stacked rings of heptamers to form a barrel-shaped 14mer; ends can be capped by GroES; misfolded proteins enter the barrel where they are refolded when GroES binds), which translates into the protein MAVKQVKFSGDARSRMLAGVDVLADAVRVTLGPKGRNVVLDKSFGAPRITKDGVTVAKEIELSDKFENMGAQMVREVASKTSDLVGDGTTTATVLAQAIVKEGIKAVAAGHNPMDIKRGIDMAVDAAVADVMKRAKAVKTSAEIAQVGTISSNGDREVGDFIARAMQTVGNEGVITVEEAKSLETELDIVEGMQFDRGYLSPYFVTNADKMVCEFEDPYILLHEKKLSGLQAMLPLLEAVVQSSRPLLIVAEDVEGEALATLVVNRLRGGLKVAAVKAPGFGDRRKAMLEDMAILTGGQVISEDLGIKLESVTLNMLGTAKRTVITKEETTIIDGAGKKKDIEGRCGQIRRQVEDTTSDYDREKLQERLAKLAGGVAILRVGGATEIEVKERKDRVEDAMHATRAAVEEGIVPGGGVALLYATRALAKLAPANDEQRVGIDIVRRALAMPSRQISANAGADASIIVGKLLEGKDQNRGYDAQSGEFCDMIKAGIIDPAKVVRTALQDAASVAGLLVTTEAMVAEKPEEKKDMPGMPPGGGMGGMGGMDF
- a CDS encoding SDR family NAD(P)-dependent oxidoreductase translates to MNDQVVFITGATSGFGAASARRYAKAGATLVLLARRMDRLTTLQEELETPVHVLNVDVRDRDAVYDGVRSLPAPFDEIDVLINNAGLALGLDKVQDADIEDWEVMIDTNIKGLLYATHAVLPGMVARRHGHIVNLGSVAGTYAYPGGNIYGATKAFVNFFSLQLRADLLGKGIRATSLEPGLCETDFSETRFKGDSERAAAVYENSGALPAEDIAELIFWITSLPNRININRLEVMPLTQSFAPLSIHRED
- the mazG gene encoding nucleoside triphosphate pyrophosphohydrolase, translating into MSTVPAPIDRLLDIMARLRDPVSGCPWDVEQNFATIAPYTIEEAYEVADAIERNDLTELREELGDLLLQVVFHARMAEEQGEFDFDDVAAGISDKMVRRHPHVFGGATVDDAESQTRAWEEQKAAERAVKAASDGEKSRAGGVLGGLPAALPALLRAYKLQKRAARVGFDWPDAKPVFDKIDEEVAEIKAELSSGDHDRLADEIGDLLFACANLARHLGVDPEDALRRTNAKFVRRFEAIETGLEARGTAVGDAGLEEMEKLWIEAKERERRNGAS
- a CDS encoding glycosyltransferase family 2 protein, translating into MEALKEAAVTVVVVIDYGVDQAAAWADLRRSLRGIAAQDIEEHFDVFFVESRAHAERIPDDLVEILPALRILISDGTTAYDLVLDGAREANTELFATLDADSVPDPSWLRYLVAAIRARPDAAAVCGRTTYGNRGFIFRILAILQRAPLEAFPPGEMTYVTNNNAIFQRSVFFRHPLTNEVGPFGTGLHGKRVRSAGYRLYHEPAAHVVHSHDGWRFEYAVRTQTGFASIRSRQIDRSLPRAWLLRLGYAGIPLIVAFRTIKSTINCIRFHVAYRVPWYVLPITPVVALGVHLLEVPGMARALRGAPSVRSAYR
- a CDS encoding MBL fold metallo-hydrolase, translated to MRVTILGCGGSGGVPVIGGVDGKGAWGACDPADERNRRTRSSILVQDQGTNLLVDTAPDLRHQLLVAGVADITAVLYTHTHADHIHGIDELRAVKAHRGAAVDVYGQRATMNALRARFGYVFDGSGIYAPTLTPHVVDGPLAIAGLRIEPFEQGHGTETTTGYRIGDMAYSTDVESLDEAAFGVLAGVKLWIVDCLQTAPHPTHAHFTKTVEWIGRVAPERAILTHLGMNMDYATVRAMCPDGIEPAFDQLVIEL
- a CDS encoding TatD family hydrolase; amino-acid sequence: MLVDSHCHLDFPDFETELDDVVGRAGEAGVGCMVTICTHLSRFPSVLAVAERYGNIFCSVGVHPHEAAPEGVRDPAELIDRSAHPKVVGIGETGLDYYYKHSPPDAQRASFRAHIEAARETQMPLIVHTRDADADTIEILTEEVAQGALPGLIHCFSTSRQLAEKAIELGFYISLSGIVTFKAAEDLRTTVQDLPLDRLLIETDAPYLAPVPKRGRRNEPAFVAYTAACVADLKGLEPEALAAATTRNFFRLFTKVPRPAEFV